The Helianthus annuus cultivar XRQ/B chromosome 16, HanXRQr2.0-SUNRISE, whole genome shotgun sequence genome includes a window with the following:
- the LOC110914948 gene encoding CRIB domain-containing protein RIC4, protein MKDRMERLIIFPFNAGCVSSSSVSVCIQHGKRPKEHINSAHSVCRSMEVVKEAKDTSDDEMVKGLSKFPTPSKPNIYIGFHRITRTIKSLSQSLVFKEEVDEQEMEMEIGLPTDVKHVTHIGFDGPMTHDANGCNHLAFSEFISLCPDSMARFDVAPVVPTYITHDTQNTSCKSPEVKEK, encoded by the exons ATGAAAGACCGAATGGAACGTCTCATAATTTTCCCATTCAACGCGGGTTGTGTCTCTTCTTCGAGTGTATCAGTCTGTATACAACATGGAAAACGACCAAAGGAACACATCAACTCGGCTCACTCGG TGTGTAGGTCAATGGAAGTTGTTAAAGAAGCTAAAGACACATCGGATGATGAGATGGTGAAGGGTTTGTCAAAGTTTCCCACACCATCAAAACCTAATATATACATTGGGTTTCACAGGATCACTCGAACCATCAAAAGTTTGTCTCAATCACTTG tattcaaggaggaggtggatgaACAAGAAATGGAGATGGAGATTGGCCTCCCTACTGATGTAAAGCATGTAACACACATTGGGTTCGATGGACCGATGACCCATGATGCCAATGGTTGCAACCACTTGGCCTTCTCAGAGTTTATCTCACTATGCCCTGATTCTATGGCTCGGTTCGATGTAGCACCCGTTGTACCAACATATATAACTCATGATACACAAAATACATCATGTAAGTCACCCGAAGTTAAAGAAAAATGA